From a region of the Athene noctua chromosome 14, bAthNoc1.hap1.1, whole genome shotgun sequence genome:
- the TMEM109 gene encoding voltage-gated monoatomic cation channel TMEM109 isoform X1, with product MGGLPARGGDLRKETLPPPPRPEAGPQMGGDTGCRALLAVLLWVPFLGATVGDGQDGFHSHTAATADDPLSRLGRATWEALESWVGPQPLRLVTESLWVVSSGISVALTTLCGILRDLLAASGISGDRLLRAAALDPGEVQRVLLWSLAAVMGSWLLSRFQRLLLPVFRWVKICCFLGAFLHIVTSPGSPTVQVGMLLALWVLYTLLGCVGGTPNPQLDAAVRSLEWKVEELRRRQKWGGPRNRDE from the exons ATGGGGGGGCTCCCGGCTCGGGGGGGGGACCTCAGGAAGG agACACTCCCGCCCCCCCCGAGGCCGGAGGCAGGACCCCAAATGGGGGGTGACACGGGGTGCCGGGCCCTGCTGGCGGTGCTGCTGTGGGTCCCCTTCCTCGGGGCGACGGTGGGGGACGGCCAGGATGGATTTCATAGCCACACCGCGGCCACTGCCGATGACCCGCTCTCGCGGCTGGGCCGAGCCACCTgggaggccctggagagctgggTGGGCCCCCAGCCCCTGCGGCTAGTGACGGAG AGCCTCTGGGTTGTGTCCTCGGGGATCTCGGTGGCCCTGACCACACTCTGCGGGATCCTGCGGGATCTCCTGGCCGCTTCCGGCATTAGCG GGGACCGGCTGCTTCGTGCGGCCGCGCTGGATCCCGGAGAGGTGCAACGTGTGTTGCTGTGGAGTTTGGCCGCCGTGATGGGTTCCTGGCTACTGTCACGGTTTCAGAGGCTACTGCTGCCCGTGTTCCGCTGGGTGAAAATCTGCTGCTTTCTGGGTGCCTTCCTCCACATCGTcacctccccagggagccccacgGTGCAGGTGGGGATGCTGCTGGCGCTCTGGGTGCTCTACACCCTACTGGGGTGCGTGGGGGGGACCCCCAACCCCCAGCTGGATGCCGCCGTGCGCAGCCTGGAGTGGAAAGTGGAAGAGCTGCGGCGGCGGCAGAAGTGGGGGGGTCCCCGTAACCGGGATGAGTGA
- the TMEM109 gene encoding voltage-gated monoatomic cation channel TMEM109 isoform X2 — MGGDTGCRALLAVLLWVPFLGATVGDGQDGFHSHTAATADDPLSRLGRATWEALESWVGPQPLRLVTESLWVVSSGISVALTTLCGILRDLLAASGISGDRLLRAAALDPGEVQRVLLWSLAAVMGSWLLSRFQRLLLPVFRWVKICCFLGAFLHIVTSPGSPTVQVGMLLALWVLYTLLGCVGGTPNPQLDAAVRSLEWKVEELRRRQKWGGPRNRDE, encoded by the exons ATGGGGGGTGACACGGGGTGCCGGGCCCTGCTGGCGGTGCTGCTGTGGGTCCCCTTCCTCGGGGCGACGGTGGGGGACGGCCAGGATGGATTTCATAGCCACACCGCGGCCACTGCCGATGACCCGCTCTCGCGGCTGGGCCGAGCCACCTgggaggccctggagagctgggTGGGCCCCCAGCCCCTGCGGCTAGTGACGGAG AGCCTCTGGGTTGTGTCCTCGGGGATCTCGGTGGCCCTGACCACACTCTGCGGGATCCTGCGGGATCTCCTGGCCGCTTCCGGCATTAGCG GGGACCGGCTGCTTCGTGCGGCCGCGCTGGATCCCGGAGAGGTGCAACGTGTGTTGCTGTGGAGTTTGGCCGCCGTGATGGGTTCCTGGCTACTGTCACGGTTTCAGAGGCTACTGCTGCCCGTGTTCCGCTGGGTGAAAATCTGCTGCTTTCTGGGTGCCTTCCTCCACATCGTcacctccccagggagccccacgGTGCAGGTGGGGATGCTGCTGGCGCTCTGGGTGCTCTACACCCTACTGGGGTGCGTGGGGGGGACCCCCAACCCCCAGCTGGATGCCGCCGTGCGCAGCCTGGAGTGGAAAGTGGAAGAGCTGCGGCGGCGGCAGAAGTGGGGGGGTCCCCGTAACCGGGATGAGTGA
- the TMEM132A gene encoding transmembrane protein 132A — protein sequence MAPAPAPVPAPGARLALLVAALICASARGDGDPPDPVYLPAELEVLGVPEYYRLQRVDQDLPANTSLHTRTETYLLLRHDSATQPLVQATYPPFSTRQDVPTETPPGRDSSVPWAIRAVSLESAVSPAEPFARVLFHLQGPDWLPGEREHPGEREHPRVREHPGVREHPGEQEHPRERDLPCVTLHAHHRGRVARGTCRLQAPLGVCVVELEIPPRWFSPTSPTPRSRRRAAEPPGRPEPPEPVELHYSVVGPGECGRAGGRERSRGGEARRYLGTLELRASEPARRQEVRLDDKVLLRVPDATLRPGQRFTATVALRHNFTADQLTLRIKAKKGLQVVGARPGVPTAWSTQLERTRGPKHSTVVVTCRRSGDARGGWRAADSAAFLHLDLAVENGTGGLAPARPLTWQVEYPGQDPEAQKDKLVWEIQVSERDVRALVPLVQELEILNTAPLTGVPRVVPVKLVAVEAGGGVAELTEPPGCESADKQVLQVSDACDAVFVGGKESRGARGARVDFWARRLHASLRFTVWAPLLPLRVQLGDTTLEQVRGWRLPGGPESAPAEAEEPGEEAERRARGCRPQYQRTALKVLAHFVAHPLDGGRHLTYLPGPEWLLDVTHLVANRTRVQDPRVASLEGGTVVVGREPGVTSVEVRSPLSDSILGEQMLVVAEEKVTVTELRARVVSGLALSLRAEPGHPGLVTATAQGTATLRAPKQEATLSVWLSFSDRTLAPLELYGWQDAALTVTSLDPAVATVGGSPSVPATRPWVVAEGPGRGALLQLSLHPPDACRRGRHRAAALATVTAWLEVGTGRRAPTSGSPRGGPPRASSPFPRAEGAMSGEAVTAASEPRRRDPAGVGPASTKLQGLGSSSEEEEEEGYGRNRAGGEEEEEEDEMVKAPERVTDLEIGMYVLLGVFCLAIFIFLINCIFFVLRYQQKELPDAGAAPSAPQPHNWVWLGTDQEELSRQLDRRQPEPPAPEVAPEAGRCCCGVPPGTAPGSETGVVPPSTPTPGAPLPRKEGVTPGGGRRKRVEFVTFASPRVPEEPPQPAPNVQSILVASEDDIRWVCEDMGLRDPEELRSYMERIRGSS from the exons ATGGCCCCCGCACCGGCCCCGGTACCGGCCCCGGGGGCCCGGCTGGCGCTGCTGGTCGCCGCCCTGATCTGCGCCTCAG CGAGGGGTGACGGCGACCCCCCTGACCCCGTATACCTGCCGGCGGAGCTGGAGGTGCTCGGTGTGCCCGAATACTACCGGCTACAACGGGTGGACCAGGATTTGCCAGCCAACACCTCCCTGCACACCCGCACCGAGACCTACCTGCTGCTGCGCCACGACTCCGCCACGCAGCCCCTCGTCCAGGCCACCTACCCACCCTTCAGCACCCGGCAG GACgtgcccacagagacccccccggGAAGGGACAGTTCAGTACCTTGGGCCATCCGCGCCGTGTCCCTCGAGAGCGCGGTGTCTCCGGCCGAGCCCTTCGCCCGTGTCCTCTTCCACTTGCAGGGTCCTGACTGGCTGCCTGGGGAGAGGGAGCACCCTGGGGAGAGGGAACACCCCAGGGTGAGGGAACACCCTGGGGTGAGGGAgcaccctggggagcaggagcaCCCCAGGGAGCGTGACCTGCCCTGCGTCACCCTCCATGCCCACCACCGCGGCCGGGTGGCCCGTGGGACATGCCGCCTGCAG GCACCCCTGGGTGTCTGCGTGGTGGAGCTGGAGATCCCCCCGCGCTGGTTCTCCCCGACATCCCCCACCCCACGCAGCCGCCGCCGAGCAGCCGAACCCCCGGGGCGCCCCGAACCCCCCGAGCCGGTGGAGCTTCACTACAGCGTGGTGGGCCCGGGGGAATGTGGCCGCGCCGGGggccgggagcggagccgcggtgGAGAGGCCCGGCGGTACCTGGGCACATTGGAGCTGCGGGCCAGCGAGCCGGCGCGGCGGCAGGAGGTACGGTTGGATGATAAGGTGCTGCTGCGGGTGCCTGACGCCACGCTGCGCCCCGGGCAGCGTTTCACCGCCACCGTCGCCCTACGACACAATTTCACTGCCGACCAGTTGACGCTCCG GATCAAGGCGAAGAAGGGGCTGCAGGTGGTGGGTGCCCGTCCCGGGGTCCCCACGGCCTGGAGCACCCAACTGGAGCGCACCCGGGGTCCCAAGCACTCCACGGTTGTGGTGACGTGTCGGCGCAGCGGGGATGCCCGCGGAGGCTGGAG GGCGGCCGATTCCGCCGCGTTCCTGCACTTGGACCTGGCGGTGGAGAACGGGACCGGGGGGCTGGCGCCGGCACGGCCCCTCACCTGGCAGGTGGAGTACCCGGGCCAGGATCCTGAGGCCCAGAAGGACAAACTGGTGTGGGAGATCCAGGTGTCGGAGCGGGACGTCCGAGCCCTTGTCCCCTTGGTACAG GAGCTGGAGATCCTCAACACAGCCCCGCTGACGGGGGTCCCCCGTGTTGTCCCGGTGAAACTGGTGGCGGTGGAAGCGGGAGGTGGTGTGGCTGAGCTCACTGAGCCCCCAGGCTGCGAGTCGGCTGACAAGCAAGTGCTGCAG GTGTCGGATGCCTGCGACGCGGTGTTTGTGGGGGGCAAAGAGAgccggggggctcggggggcccGGGTGGATTTCTGGGCCCGGCGCCTACACGCTTCGCTGCGCTTCACCGTCTGGGCACCGCTGCTGCCGCTGCGTGTCCAACTGGGTGACACCACGCTGGAGCAAGTGCGGGGCTGGCGCCTGCCCGGGGGCCCCGAGAG CGCCCCGGCGGAAGCAGAGGAGCCCGGCGAGGAGGCCGAGCGGCGGGCACGGGGGTGCCGGCCGCAGTACCAGCGGACGGCGCTGAAGGTCCTGGCACATTTTGTGGCCCACCCGCTCGACGGTGGCCGTCACCTCACCTACCTGCCTGGCCCCGAGTGGCTCCTGGATGTCACCCACCTGGTAGCCAACCGGACCCGGGTGCAAGACCCCCGTGTGGCCTCGCTGGAGGGGGGCACCGTGGTGGTCGGCCGGGAGCCCGGGGTCACCTCCGTGGAG GTCCGCTCCCCGCTCTCGGATTCAATCCTGGGAGAGCagatgctggtggtggcagaggagAAGGTGACAGTGACGGAGCTGCGAGCCCGGGTGGTGTCAGGGCTGGCCCTGAGCCTGCGAGCAGAGCCGGGCCACCCCGGGCTGGTCACGGCCACCGCCCAGGGCACAGCCACGCTGCGTGCCCCCAAACAG GAGGCGACGCTGTCTGTCTGGCTGTCCTTCTCTGACCGCACGCTGGCCCCGCTGGAGCTCTACGGCTGGCAGGACGCGGCCTTGACCGTGACCTCGCTAGACCCTGCCGTGGCCACTGTGGGGGGCTCGCCCAGTGTCCCCGCCACTCGCCCTTGGGTGgtggcggaggggccgggacggggggctctgctgcagctcagcctgCACCCCCCGGATGCCTGTCGCCGGGGCCGGCACCGTGCGGCCGCGTTGGCCACCGTCACCGCTTGGCTTGAAGTAGGGACCGGCCGGCGTGCCCCCACCTCTGGTAGCCCCCGGGGTGGCCCACCCCGGGCCAGCTCGCCCTTTCCACGAGCCGAGGGGGCCATGTCGGGGGAGGCGGTGACGGCGGCCAGCGAGCCACGGCGAAGGGACCCCGCCGGTGTCGGACCTGCCTCCACCAAGCTCCAAGGGCTGGGGTCTTCCtcggaggaggaagaggaggaaggctACGGCCGCAACCGTGCTggcggggaggaagaggaggaggaggatgagatGGTGAAGGCTCCCGAGCGGGTGACCGACCTGGAGATCGGGATGTACGTCTTGCTGGGTGTCTTCTGCTTGGCCATCTTCATCTTTCTCATCAACTGCATCTTCTTCGTCCTGCGGTACCAGCAGAAGGAGCTGCCGGATGCCGGCGCGGCCCCttcggccccccagccccacaactggGTCTGGTTGGGCACCGACCAGGAGGAGCTGAGCCGGCAACTGGACCGCCGGCAGCCCGAGCCCCCAGCCCCCGAGGTGGCCCCCGAGGCCGGGCGCTGCTGTTGCGGGGTACCCCCGGGCACTGCGCCTGGTTCCGAAACAGGGGTTgttccccccagcaccccgacaCCCGGAGCTCCCCTGCCTCGTAAAGAGGGGGTTACGCCAGGGGGTGGCCGGAGAAAGCGGGTGGAATTTGTCACCTTTGCGTCCCCCCGGGTCCCTgaggagcccccccagcccgcccccaACGTCCAGTCCATCCTGGTGGCCAGCGAGGATGACATTCGCTGGGTGTGCGAGGACATGGGGCTGCGGGACCCCGAGGAGCTCAGGAGCTACATGGAGAGGATCCGGGGCAGCTCCTGA
- the SLC15A3 gene encoding solute carrier family 15 member 3: MGHNGEQSPLLGGTPLKRRRMACAAVLAVEGLEQAAFFGITAKLVLYLTSSTFGWGGTQASHTCLFFGGASYLLSPIGGWFADVYLGCYGTVALSFLLYLLAACLLPVMASLDGRLSLCGELPADTIRNCSWHRGGTCQGQPPELYCAPTIYTGLLLLALGVSSVRANLTPFGADQVRDQGGDATRRFFNWFYWSINVGAIFSLLLVNFVQQNIGFLASYLIPVACLALALLIFLLATPTFITKPPRGSQVSAMIKLALQNCGCACPRLTAHRWEVVDPLPCSRAQPGAPSPEEDRANFQVLAHILPVMLAFIPHWIVYFQMQSMYYLQVLHLRTPGIFQSGQDHPSTLQGYTFPDVWLLLANVVVLVLLKDHVIDPFLARRRLLPSALKQMTLGMFFSLASILAAGILEREQLQYMRHNQTMLQLLGKGHYPAATLPVWWQIPQYLLIGLSELFTSIPGLEFAYTEAPESMKGAIMGLFFFISGMGSLLGSGLLTLLSLPTHGWMRCPEGYGSINSCRVDNYFFLLAGIQSITCLIFTWISRHYQHRLP; encoded by the exons ATGGGGCACAACGGGGAGCAGAGCCCCTTGCTGGGGGGGACACCCCTTAAGAGGCGCAGGATGGCGTGCGCGGCCGTGCTGGCGGTGGAGGGTCTGGAGCAGGCGGCTTTCTTCGGCATCACAGCCAAGCTGGTGCTCTACCTCACCAGCAGCACCTTCGGCTGGGGGGGTACCCAGGCATCCCACACCTgcctgttttttgggggggcttCCTACCTGCTCTCACCCATCGGTGGCTGGTTTGCCGATGTCTACCTGGGCTGCTATGGCACCGTGGCTCTCAGCTTCTTGCTGTACCTGCTGGCAGCGTGCTTGCTGCCTGTCATGGCGTCGCTGGACGGCCGCCTCTCGCTGTGCGGGGAGCTGCCCGCCGATACCATCCGAAACTGCTCTTGGCACCGCGGTGGGACGTGCCAGGGGCAGCCCCCCGAGCTGTACTGTGCCCCCACCATCTACACCGGGCTCCTGCTCTTAGCACTGGGCGTCAGCTCCGTCAGAGCCAACCTCACCCCCTTCGGCGCCGACCAG GTGAGGGACCAGGGGGGTGATGCTACACGACGCTTCTTCAACTGGTTCTACTGGAGCATCAACGTGGGGGCCAtcttctccctgctgctggtgaACTTTGTCCAACAGAACATCGGTTTTCTGGCCAGCTACCTCATCCCTGTTGCCTGTCTGGCCTTGGCTCTCCTCATCTTCCTTCTGGCCACCCCCACCTTCATCACCAAGCCCCCCAggggcagccaggtctctgccATGATCAAGCTGGCCCTGCAGAACTGCGGCTGCGCCTG CCCCAGGCTGACCGCTCATCGGTGGGAAGTTGTGGACCCTCTCCCCTGCAGCAGAGCCCAACCTGGAGCCCCTTCGCCTGAGGAGGACCGTGCCAACTTCCAGGTGCTGGCCCACATCCTGCCTGTGATGCTGGCCTTCATCCCTCACTGGATAGTCTACTTCCAG ATGCAGTCGATGTATTACCTGCAAGTTCTGCACCTCCGCACCCCTGGCATCTTCCAGAGTGGCCAGGACCACCCCAGCACCCTTCAGGGCTACACA TTCCCAGATGTTTGGCTGCTCCTGGCCAACGTGGTGGTCTTGGTGCTGCTGAAGGACCACGTCATCGACCCCTTCCTAGCCAGGAGGAggctgctgccctcagccctcAAGCAAATGACCCTGGGCATGTTCTTCAGCCTCGCCTCCATCCTGGCAGCAG GCATCCTGGAGCGGGAGCAGCTGCAGTACATGCGCCACAACCAGACAATGCTGCAGCTCCTGGGCAAGGGCCACTACCCCGCCGCCACGCTGCCCGTCTGGTGGCAGATCCCCCAGTACCTGCTCATCGGCCTCAGCGAACTCTTTACCAGCATCCCCG GCCTGGAGTTTGCCTACACTGAGGCCCCTGAGTCCATGAAAGGAGCCATCATGGGGCTCTTCTTCTTCATCTCCGGGATGGGCTCGCTGCTGGGGTCGGGGTTGCTGACCCTCCTCTCGCTGCCCACCCACGGCTGGATGCGCTGCCCGGAGGGTTACG GGAGCATCAATAGCTGCCGTGTGGATAATTACTTCTTCCTGCTGGCTGGGATCCAGTCGATCACCTGCCTCATCTTCACCTGGATCTCCAGGCACTACCAGCACCGCCTGCCGTGA
- the CD6 gene encoding T-cell differentiation antigen CD6: MEVPEFGGAWSLTVSPVMLPYDMVAHQELRIKVPARSTSPGGADSDLGWHPGPRGMPQPSTTSQEQRAHEQPPPNHVPKPLKEAAGRRDPAIPNRHGAAPQPLSGMEGLCLLLAALSATVPGQAPTEPTGPSGSPVSHMAGNTSVASGPSALRLAGGRSRCEGRVELEQAGAWGTVCDDAWDLADGDVVCRQLHCGWAIRVHGGATFGRGSGPILRDEVGCKGDEEHLWDCVAMPEHDCSHKEDAGVVCSEHQEWRLTGGQDGCAGRVEVFFRGTWSTVCDSTWYELEARVLCRTLGCGQPLQQLSFGHTLPARMLYQCDGQQPSLAHCQWTYNKSAPCHQSRAAGVICNGSQGLQTPTPMATVTLSNITLLSAEEGSQSARAQSPLHTPFFILCLVLAALLLLTVLAFIAALLRVRKMSALAMSSLRLAEPVLVTHSAQSPTVPSGTSNDYREVPPSLPKGPDPPFTAKDPDSDSDYEHYDFSSKPPVALSTFYNSLRRHSGEQLLLLMPRQDGMEPLPGEVPARRGPPSRSRASSSSTSSSTTEPYCNNASPLHAWGCPPPPTDGTHQHEAPPTHAPPATPRVPTPVLSHSRVPVSPAEPHPADSSSTSSGEWYENVQGLEPPGDPPSGGHMQDPDSSEGSDYDDIQGSVY, encoded by the exons ATGGAGGTCCCAGAGTTTGGGGGAGCCTGGAGCCTCACTGTGTCACCGGTGATGCTGCCCTATGACATGGTGGCACACCAGGAGCTGCGAATCAAGGTTCCTGCAAGATCCACATCCCCGGGGGGTGCTGACAGTGACCTGGGGTGGCACCCAGGACCTCGAGGGATGCCGCAG CCCTCGACCACAAGCCAGGAGCAGAGAGCACACGAGCAGCCACCTCCAAACCATGTCCCCAAGCCACTGAAAGAGGCGGCGGGACGACGGGACCCCGCGATCCCCAACCGccatggggctgccccacagccgcTGAGCGGGATGgaggggctctgcctgctcttGGCGGCTCTCTCCGCCACGGTGCCCGGACAAG CCCCCACAGAGCCAACAGGACCTTCTGGCAGCCCAGTGAGCCACATGGCTGGAAACACCTCAGTGGCATCAG GTCCCAGCGCGCTGCGTCTGGCCGGTGGCCGGAGCCGGTGCGAGGGTCGGGTGGAGCTGGAGCAGGCGGGTGCATGGGGGACGGTGTGTGACGACGCCTGGGACCTGGCCGATGGCGACGTTGTCTGCCGGCAACTGCACTGTGGCTGGGCCATCCGCGTTCACGGCGGTGCCACCTTcggccggggcagcggccccATCCTCCGGGATGAAGTGGGCTGCAAGGGGGACGAGGAGCATCTCTGGGACTGCGTGGCCATGCCGGAGCACGACTGCAGCCATAAGGAAGATGCCGGTGTGGTGTGCTCAG AACACCAGGAGTGGCGGCTCACCGGGGGCCAGGATGGTTGTGCCGGTCGGGTTGAGGTCTTTTTCCGTGGCACGTGGAGCACGGTGTGTGACAGCACGTGGTACGAGCTGGAGGCGAGAGTGCTGTGCCGCACGCTGGGCTGCGGgcagcccctccagcagctcTCCTTTGGCCACACACTGCCCGCCAGGATGCTCTACCAGTGTGATGGCCAGCAGCCATCGCTGGCCCACTGCCAGTGGACCTACAACAAATCGGCTCCCTGCCACCAGTCCCGGGCGGCTGGAGTGATTTGCAATG GCTCCCAGGGCTTACAGACACCAACCCCGATGGCCACGGTGACACTGAGCAACATCACACTGCTGAGCG CTGAGGAGGGCTCCCAGTCCGCCAGGGCACAGTCCCCACTGCACACACCCTTCTTCATCCTCTGCCTGGTCCTGGCAGCGCTGCTCCTGCTCACCGTGCTGGCCTTCATCGCTGCCCTGCTGAGGGTGAGGAAGATGAGCG CCCTTGCCATGTCCTCCCTCCGGCTAGCTGAGCCAGTGCTGGTGACCCACAGTGCCCAGAGCCCCACTGTGCCCTCAGGGACCTCCAATGACTACAGGGAGGTGCCCCCCAGCCTTCCCAAAGGACCAG ACCCACCATTCACAGCCAAGGACCCCGACTCTGACTCTGACTACGAACACTACGATTTCAGCAGCAAGCCACCCGTGGCCCTCTCTACCTTCTACA ACTCGCTGCGCCGGCACTCCGGggagcagctgctcctgctgATGCCCAGGCAGGATGGAATGGAACCGTTGCCTGGGGAGG TGCCGGCGAGGCGGGGCCCCCCATCCCGCAGCAGGGCGAgcagctcctccacctcctcctccaccactgAGCCCTACTGCAATAACGCGTCCCCCCTGCACGCCTGGGGCTGCCCGCCACCCCCCACCGACGGCACCCACCAGCACGAAGCACCCCCCACCCATG ctcccccagcaacGCCCCGTGTGCCCACACCAGTGCTGTCCCACTCTCGGGTACCCGTGTCTCCAGCAGAGCCCCATCCCGCCGACAGCTCCAGCACCTCCTCGGGGGAGTGGTACGAGAACGTGCAGGGCTTGGAGCCACCTGGGGACCC CCCCTCGGGGGGACACATGCAGGACCCCGACTCCTCTGAGGGCAGTGACTATGATGACATCCAGGGCTCTGTCTACTAA
- the CD5 gene encoding T-cell surface glycoprotein CD5: protein MAARLPALRLLLLLGMWAVSGHRGAVQSPRELILQLTGGGCRCAGMLEVRWQGRWSRVCRDKASDEGADGICRRLGCGPAIPKPLQLIFAGKKEPQMLQCLWLAGTTVECHWDQTNCTEPAIITCSEPVKTTPKPTPAPPATTPEPTGPDRLQLVDGDFGCSGYVELHRQGLWGSVADGPGIRPELATRICQDLHCGTAIDSHSYPKPEQKSHLPVRWEVVEPCESRSLFDCFNRTRAQQEKAPAFIICSRSQPQALRRLAGGPTPCEGDIEVFHQGRWQVLCDNWAQRASWGRQLCQELRCGNLSSSTELRGPPSTGVICKIPTLHLCSASLGGLQTCSRTRVVCQDSKPQPAGTSAGTIVSICLALLLFGILALLCGPPAYRRLMKRISKKKQRQWIGPTGYNQTVSFHRNSTITPRPRAEEQRVQGGDNDYAQPPQKSSYLSAYPALEGACRVSNPPDNSSDSDYDLHSARRV, encoded by the exons ATGGCAGCCCGCCTGCCCGCCCTGCGCCTCCTGCTCTTGTTGGGGATGTGGG CCGTCTCCGGCCACAGAGGAGCCGTCCAGAGCCCCAGAG AGCTCATCCTGCAGCTCACCGGCGGTGGCTGCCGCTGCGCTGGGATGCTGGAGGTGAGGTGGCAGGGCAGGTGGAGCCGCGTGTGCCGGGACAAAGCCAGCGATGAGGGTGCGGATGGCATCTGCCGGCGGCTGGGCTGTGGCCCCGCCATCCCCAAGCCCCTCCAGCTCATCTTTGCTGGCAAAAAGGAGCCACAGATGCTGCAGTGCTTGTGGCTGGCGGGCACCACAGTGGAGTGCCACTGGGATCAGACAAACTGCACGGAGCCAGCCATTATCACCTGCAGCG AGCCGGTGAAAACCACCCCCAAGCCCACACCGGCACCTCCAGCCACCACCCCGGAGCCCACTG GACCCGACAGGTTGCAGCTGGTGGACGGGGACTTCGGCTGCTCAGGCTACGTGGAGCTGCACAGGCAGGGGTTGTGGGGGTCCGTGGCGGATGGCCCGGGCATCAGGCCAGAGCTAGCCACTCGCATCTGCCAGGATCTCCACTGCGGCACCGCCATCGACAGCCACAGCTACCCCAAACCGGAGCAGAAAAGCCACTTGCCAGTGCggtgggaggtggtggagccctGCGAGAGCCGTTCACTTTTCGACTGCTTCAACAGGACCCGTGCCCAGCAGGAGAAGGCACCTGCCTTCATCATCTGCTCAC GTTCGCAGCCCCAGGCCCTGCGAAGGCTGGCAGGAGGCCCCACGCCTTGCGAAGGGGACATCGAGGTTTTTCACCAGGGACGATGGCAGGTGCTGTGTGACAACTGGGCACAGCGAGccagctggggcaggcagctctgccaggaacTACGCTGTGGGAACCTCTCCTCCAGCACCGAACTCCGGGGTCCCCCCTCCacgggtgtcatctgcaaaatccCCACCCTgcacctctgctctgccagcctcGGAGGTCTTCAGACCTGCTCTCGGACCAGAGTCGTGT GCCAGGACTCGAAGCCACAGCCCGCCGGCACATCGGCAGGCACTATTGTGAGCATCTGCCTGGCCCTGCTTCTCTTTGGCATCCTCGCGCTGCTCTGTGGCCCTCCTGCCTACAGGAGGCTGATGAAGAGAA TCTCCAAAAAGAAGCAGCGCCAGTGGATCGGCCCCACGGGATACAACCAGACAG TCTCCTTCCACCGCAACAGCACCATCACCCCCAGGCCGCGGGCAGAGGAGCAGCGGGTGCAAGGTGGGGACAACGACTACGCTCAGCCCCCCCAGAAGAGCTCCTACCTCTCGGCGTACCCAG CCCTGGAAGGTGCATGCAGAGTCTCCAACCCTCCAGACAACTCCTCCGACAGCGATTACGACCTGCATTCCGCCCGCAGAGTGTGA
- the VPS37C gene encoding vacuolar protein sorting-associated protein 37C: protein MDTLRNRTVEELRELQEDAEEIERLALESQEVQELQLEREMALAANRSLAEQNLKFQAPLETGRTDLSNRYEELQKLAERCKEQKAKLEKFSAAMHPQTLLDLLQVESQKIEEESEKMAEKFLEGEVPLETFLEQFSAMRKLSHLRRVRVEKLQEILRKLEASREPGRDSQQQPPPPIPGPAEPPKPQPVPPAADSFPLPYSPAPSVPVGPTAHGALPPAPFSSSPVTMGHVASPQPSTQPSFPYKPPPGPGYPPVQADDSVPGYPKPPSGGSSLAPAYSWSPSRGPPHPPPFPGSHPSPPPSRPGYPPYFPPGAGRPQCPYPTQPPLPTFPIPPQPPYPPGAPPPFGYPPPPNPQRPAWPGY, encoded by the exons ATGGACACCCTGAGGAACCGGACAGTGGAGGAGCTCCGGGAGCTGCAGGAAGATGCAGAGGAGATCGAGCGCCTGGCCCTGGAGTCCCAGGAG GttcaggagctgcagctggaaaGGGAGATGGCCCTTGCTGCCAACCGCAGCTTGGCCGAGCAGAACCTGAAATTCCAGGCGCCACTGGAGACGGGGCGCACCGACCTCTCTAACAGATACGAAGAGTTGCAGAAGCTGGCTGAGCGGTGTAAAGAGCAAAAGGCAAAACTGG agAAATTTTCAGCAGCAATGCATCCTCAGACCTTGCTGGATCTCCTGCAGGTGGAAAGCCAGAAAATTGAAGAGGAGTCTGAG AAAATGGCCGAGAAGTTCCTGGAGGGTGAGGTGCCTCTGGAGACATTTCTTGAGCAGTTTTCTGCAATGAGGAAGTTGTCCCACTTGCGCCGGGTCAGAGTTGAAAAGCTGCAGGAGATCCTGAGGAAGCTGGAAGCGTCGCGGGAGCCCGGCAGGGActctcagcagcagccacctcctcccaTACCTGGCCCCGCTGAGCCGCCGAAGCCGCAGCCCGTCCCTCCAGCGGCAGATTCCTTCCCGTTGCCCTACAGCCCAGCCCCAAGCGTGCCGGTGGGCCCCACAGCCCACGGAGCTCTCCCTCCCGCTCCTTTCTCCAGCTCCCCGGTGACGATGGGCCACGTTGCTTCCCCTCAGCCAAGCACCCAGCCCTCCTTTCCCTATAAACCTCCTCCAGGGCCCGGATACCCGCCAGTGCAGGCAGACGACTCCGTGCCGGGGTATCCCAAACCCCCCTCAGGGGGCTCATCTCTGGCACCAGCCTATTCCTGGTCTCCATCCAGgggccccccacaccccccgccaTTTCCTGGCTCTCACCCCTCTCCTCCACCCTCCAGACCTGGGTACCCCCCCTATTTcccccctggggcagggagacCCCAATGCCCCTACCCCACCCAGCCCCCTCTCCCTACTTTCCCAATCCCCCCACAGCCTCCTTATCCTCCCGGCGCCCCCCCACCCTTTGGGTACCCCCCACCTCCAAAccctcaacgccctgcttggccTGGCTACTAA